A window from Mycolicibacterium tokaiense encodes these proteins:
- a CDS encoding glutamate synthase-related protein, whose amino-acid sequence MSGLYNPDIEHSSCGVGFLTRKDGVQTHDVVRKLHEALCAVPHRGGMSSEGVGDGAGVNLDLSLRFFSELTGRPDLRLGEFGVGNFFLPTDPAFHGEAEAVIEAALAAHGLEILLKRDVPVDNSAIRPAAVKYQLPIRQWIFSTASDRAIHDALMAIEAIAYTRPELLGLYPLSLSARTQVLKGRLNSGEVVPYFTDLSDPRMEVHSMFFHTRFSTNTVPNAMMAQPFRLMAHNGELNTDKKNRLSDNAIARARNRSIVRPLGQSDSCRLDQTLQNRVYEDELDVVSAVVAMMPPAWENDTTLSPQVRAMLEFFSLYEEKNDGPAALIFGNGTIIGARLDRLGLRPLRTVETAEYLGVMSEAGQVYFPPEEVLTRGRIEAGGMLYYDHSAARSYTTTEALEMLAARHDYPALLAEARVDLADLPPVPPEGQLSPARYNGDLNRHQRYVAYSLNQESFKFLMDPMLATGQEKISAMGYGAAINALSNHEGGIARYFSQKFAQVTNPPLDSIREADGMTLRVALGAKPNSGAVPAPQIVVPSPILTHLDMLKIRDQKQTPVRRFGMRYRIDLTDPQANADSLVRAIDALCDEVEAFARETGGIAVISDRHVESARAAMPLTIVMSAINQRLIEEGLRLRVSVIAESGQICSSHHVATALGFGASAVYPLAVQMRAEEKFGPDEDNVRKAFKQFAKAAEKSLMKTMGRVGLCTVESYIGGEFFEPNYLDTGDPVLRRYFPNVVSAVAGVGFTTLAETVAEWHTRALAVHDEKDVPLLGLFKERAEGAGHSYGTTAVRGFVDMTEESISFDDEARPDNPDMADPAFLRGLPLHQLEGAFGLDDQAYRNNSFSELTPRAINSFDITPGYRAFVFAMNAERTRRPAALRDVLALPADVNFLHTADEFTSEMGQFARFGNNSFLVRGLTCDADGDEFTLRLSHGPQRLEALAQSLADRFADDIADSAVIGDSLRIRATGSAAAYLRRLRTAPDSIPLSDIQPANEIAATLASGAMSHGALVAPAHEAVAHGTNMVGGLSNCGEGGEHITRYGTIRGSRIKQFASGRFGVWAGYLADPMLQELEIKIGQGAKPGEGGQLPAPKVTVQIAAARGGTPGVELVSPPPHHDTYSIEDLAQLIHDCKAARVRVIVKLVSSEGIGTIAVGVAKAGADVINVAGNTGGTGAAAVTSLKYAGRSAEIGVAEVHQALCANGIRQKVVLRCSGAHQTAGDVVKSALLGADSYEFGTTALMMLKCVMAKNCNIKCPAGLTTNAEVFEGDPRALAQYLLNISHEVREILATLGLPSLRAARGRSDLLHLLEHPSSIGRLDLRAMLAVVDEFVVENPIYMEKDYRVDDELLHGLSLDGVQYPAIALTNGDKSVGGQLAIDIERMLNHEGAQGSSVCTDERGRRYLAPESVVITTTGSAGQSYGAFCNDGMAMTHTGTCNDGVGKSASGGTITVRSPGGGAQTPGGNVLVGNFALFGASGGRLFVEGEAGDRFAVRNSGATAVVEGVGEFLCEYMTNGAVFNIGGFGKGVANGMSGGFLYQYDPAGELASKVSADSVVLAPISDAAFHEVAARTLLEWHAEATGSEKARALLQGWSTTRQHVVFVMPRALLQYQDADAILAAKTRKELLDELATALAGYQVHKFKRSYRDQTLVHGGSVPGYGDTDTEEMFALLNTYTVLNMAQQLALTRTPGVTDVTDPRIGKAVRNLVLTEDFFLVNKLQRYAREAIEIFPDEDLAVLIANKRITDYKEALAQRNVLSMDSPGTYGWILHQSAKNVDRIGRLPSFEELFACKTIPTVAAGLTPETSAQTPVKVP is encoded by the coding sequence TTGAGCGGTTTGTACAACCCCGACATCGAACACAGCAGCTGCGGTGTCGGCTTCCTCACCCGCAAGGACGGCGTGCAGACCCATGACGTGGTCCGCAAGCTGCACGAAGCCCTGTGCGCGGTGCCGCACCGCGGCGGCATGTCCTCAGAGGGTGTGGGCGACGGAGCGGGGGTGAACCTGGATCTGTCGCTGCGCTTCTTCTCCGAGCTGACCGGCCGCCCCGACCTGCGCCTCGGCGAGTTCGGCGTGGGCAACTTCTTCCTGCCCACCGATCCCGCGTTCCACGGCGAGGCCGAAGCGGTGATCGAGGCGGCGCTGGCCGCCCACGGCCTGGAGATCCTACTCAAACGTGATGTGCCGGTGGACAACTCGGCCATCCGTCCCGCGGCCGTGAAGTACCAGCTGCCCATCCGGCAGTGGATTTTCTCCACGGCCTCCGACCGTGCCATCCACGACGCGCTGATGGCGATCGAGGCCATCGCCTACACCCGACCGGAGCTGCTGGGTCTGTACCCGCTTTCCCTGTCGGCACGTACCCAGGTGCTCAAGGGCCGGCTGAACTCGGGCGAGGTGGTGCCCTACTTCACCGACCTGTCCGATCCCCGGATGGAAGTGCACTCGATGTTCTTCCACACCCGGTTCTCCACCAACACCGTGCCCAACGCCATGATGGCGCAACCGTTCCGGCTGATGGCCCACAACGGCGAGCTGAATACCGACAAGAAGAACCGGCTCTCCGACAACGCCATCGCCCGTGCCCGCAACCGGTCGATCGTGCGGCCGCTGGGCCAGTCCGACAGCTGCCGGCTGGACCAGACCCTGCAGAACCGGGTCTACGAGGACGAACTGGACGTGGTGTCCGCCGTCGTGGCCATGATGCCGCCGGCCTGGGAGAACGACACCACGCTCTCGCCGCAGGTGCGGGCCATGCTGGAGTTCTTCAGCCTCTACGAGGAGAAGAACGACGGACCCGCCGCGCTGATCTTCGGCAACGGCACCATCATCGGCGCGCGTCTGGACCGCCTCGGCCTGCGGCCGCTGCGCACCGTCGAGACCGCCGAGTACCTGGGCGTGATGTCCGAGGCCGGCCAGGTGTACTTCCCTCCCGAAGAAGTGCTCACCCGGGGCCGTATCGAGGCCGGCGGCATGCTGTACTACGACCACAGCGCCGCCCGCTCGTACACCACCACCGAAGCGCTGGAAATGCTTGCCGCGCGCCATGATTACCCCGCCTTGCTGGCCGAGGCCCGGGTGGACCTGGCCGACCTCCCCCCGGTACCCCCGGAAGGGCAGCTGTCCCCCGCGCGCTACAACGGCGACCTCAACCGGCACCAGCGCTACGTCGCCTACTCGCTGAACCAGGAGAGCTTCAAGTTCCTGATGGATCCGATGCTGGCCACCGGCCAGGAGAAGATCTCCGCGATGGGCTACGGGGCAGCCATCAACGCCCTGTCCAACCACGAGGGCGGCATCGCCCGGTACTTCTCGCAGAAGTTCGCGCAGGTGACCAACCCACCGCTGGACAGCATCCGCGAGGCCGACGGTATGACCCTGCGGGTCGCCCTGGGCGCCAAACCCAACAGTGGAGCCGTCCCCGCGCCCCAGATCGTGGTCCCCTCACCGATTCTCACGCACCTGGACATGCTCAAGATCCGGGACCAGAAGCAGACGCCGGTGCGCCGGTTCGGGATGCGCTACCGGATCGACCTCACCGATCCGCAGGCCAATGCCGACTCGCTGGTGCGTGCCATCGACGCGCTCTGCGACGAGGTGGAGGCCTTCGCCCGGGAGACCGGCGGCATTGCCGTGATCTCCGACCGTCATGTCGAGAGTGCCCGTGCGGCAATGCCCTTGACCATCGTGATGTCGGCGATCAACCAGCGCCTCATCGAAGAGGGCCTGCGACTGCGGGTGTCGGTGATCGCCGAGAGCGGTCAGATATGTTCGTCGCACCACGTGGCCACGGCACTGGGCTTCGGCGCGTCCGCGGTGTATCCGCTGGCGGTGCAGATGCGTGCGGAGGAGAAGTTCGGGCCCGATGAGGACAACGTCCGCAAGGCTTTCAAGCAGTTCGCCAAGGCCGCCGAGAAATCGCTGATGAAGACCATGGGCCGGGTGGGTCTGTGCACCGTCGAGAGCTACATCGGCGGCGAGTTCTTCGAGCCCAACTATCTCGACACCGGTGACCCGGTGCTCAGGCGCTATTTCCCCAACGTCGTCTCCGCGGTCGCCGGCGTCGGATTCACCACCCTGGCCGAGACGGTGGCCGAATGGCACACCCGTGCGCTGGCCGTGCACGACGAGAAGGATGTGCCGCTGCTGGGTCTGTTCAAGGAGCGTGCCGAGGGGGCCGGCCACTCGTACGGCACCACCGCGGTGCGCGGCTTCGTCGACATGACCGAAGAGTCCATCAGTTTCGACGACGAGGCCCGGCCCGACAATCCGGACATGGCCGACCCCGCATTTCTGCGCGGTCTGCCGCTGCACCAACTCGAAGGCGCCTTCGGACTCGATGACCAGGCCTACCGCAACAACAGCTTCTCCGAGCTGACCCCCCGGGCCATCAACAGCTTCGACATCACCCCCGGTTACCGCGCCTTCGTCTTCGCGATGAACGCCGAACGCACGCGGCGCCCGGCCGCGCTGCGCGATGTGCTGGCGCTGCCCGCCGATGTGAACTTCCTGCACACCGCCGACGAGTTCACCTCGGAGATGGGGCAGTTCGCCCGGTTCGGCAACAACAGCTTCCTGGTGCGCGGGCTGACGTGCGACGCCGACGGCGACGAGTTCACCCTGCGGTTGAGCCACGGCCCCCAGCGACTCGAGGCGCTGGCCCAGTCCCTGGCAGACCGTTTCGCCGACGACATCGCCGACAGTGCCGTGATCGGCGACAGCCTGCGGATCCGCGCCACCGGGTCGGCTGCGGCCTATCTGCGCCGCCTGCGCACCGCGCCGGACTCCATTCCGCTCTCGGATATCCAGCCGGCCAACGAGATCGCGGCCACTCTGGCATCGGGGGCCATGAGCCACGGTGCGCTGGTGGCGCCGGCCCACGAGGCGGTGGCACACGGCACCAACATGGTGGGCGGACTGTCGAACTGCGGTGAAGGCGGTGAGCACATCACCCGCTACGGCACCATCCGCGGCTCCCGGATCAAGCAGTTCGCCTCAGGCCGCTTCGGGGTGTGGGCGGGTTACCTGGCCGACCCCATGCTGCAGGAACTCGAGATCAAGATCGGCCAGGGCGCCAAACCCGGTGAGGGAGGCCAGCTTCCGGCGCCCAAGGTGACCGTGCAGATCGCCGCTGCCCGCGGCGGCACCCCCGGTGTCGAGCTGGTCTCGCCGCCGCCGCACCACGACACGTACTCCATCGAGGACCTGGCCCAGCTGATCCACGACTGCAAGGCCGCCCGGGTGCGGGTCATCGTGAAGCTGGTGTCCTCGGAGGGCATCGGCACCATCGCCGTCGGCGTCGCCAAGGCCGGCGCCGACGTCATCAACGTCGCCGGGAACACCGGCGGCACCGGAGCCGCGGCGGTCACCAGCCTCAAGTACGCCGGACGTTCGGCCGAGATCGGCGTCGCCGAGGTGCACCAGGCTCTGTGCGCCAACGGAATCCGGCAAAAGGTCGTGCTGCGCTGCTCGGGCGCGCACCAGACCGCCGGCGACGTCGTCAAATCCGCCCTGCTGGGCGCCGACAGCTACGAATTCGGCACCACCGCGCTGATGATGCTCAAGTGCGTCATGGCCAAGAACTGCAACATCAAGTGCCCCGCCGGCCTCACCACCAACGCCGAGGTGTTCGAAGGTGATCCGCGGGCGCTGGCGCAGTACCTGCTCAACATCTCCCACGAGGTGCGCGAGATCCTGGCCACCCTCGGACTGCCGTCGCTGCGCGCCGCCCGCGGTCGCAGCGACCTGCTGCACCTGCTCGAACACCCCTCCAGCATCGGACGTCTGGACCTGCGGGCGATGTTGGCGGTGGTCGACGAGTTCGTCGTCGAGAACCCCATCTACATGGAGAAGGACTACCGGGTCGACGACGAGCTGTTGCACGGACTCTCGCTCGACGGGGTGCAGTACCCCGCGATAGCGCTGACCAACGGCGACAAGAGTGTGGGCGGGCAGCTGGCCATCGACATCGAGCGAATGCTCAATCACGAGGGAGCACAGGGGTCGTCGGTATGCACCGATGAACGCGGCCGGCGTTACCTGGCCCCGGAGAGCGTGGTCATCACCACCACCGGATCGGCGGGACAGAGCTACGGCGCATTCTGCAACGACGGAATGGCCATGACGCACACCGGAACCTGCAACGACGGGGTGGGCAAAAGTGCCAGCGGCGGCACCATCACGGTGCGCTCTCCCGGCGGCGGAGCGCAGACGCCGGGCGGCAACGTCCTGGTGGGCAACTTCGCACTTTTCGGAGCTTCCGGCGGCAGGTTGTTCGTCGAGGGTGAGGCCGGCGACCGCTTCGCTGTCCGCAACTCCGGCGCGACGGCGGTGGTCGAGGGCGTGGGCGAGTTCCTCTGCGAGTACATGACCAACGGTGCGGTGTTCAACATCGGCGGGTTCGGCAAGGGTGTCGCCAACGGCATGAGCGGCGGCTTCCTGTACCAGTACGACCCAGCCGGTGAACTGGCGAGCAAGGTCAGCGCCGATTCGGTGGTGCTGGCTCCGATCAGCGACGCAGCGTTCCACGAGGTCGCCGCGCGCACACTGTTGGAGTGGCACGCCGAGGCCACCGGATCGGAGAAGGCGCGGGCACTGTTGCAGGGCTGGTCCACCACCCGTCAGCACGTCGTGTTCGTGATGCCACGGGCGCTGCTGCAGTACCAGGACGCCGACGCCATCCTGGCGGCCAAGACCCGCAAGGAACTGCTCGACGAGTTGGCCACCGCGTTGGCGGGCTACCAGGTGCACAAGTTCAAGCGCTCCTACCGGGATCAGACGCTGGTGCACGGCGGGTCGGTGCCCGGTTACGGGGACACCGACACCGAGGAGATGTTCGCGCTGCTGAACACCTACACAGTGCTGAACATGGCCCAGCAGCTCGCGCTGACGCGCACCCCCGGAGTCACGGACGTCACCGATCCACGCATCGGCAAGGCGGTGCGCAACCTGGTGCTCACCGAGGATTTCTTCCTGGTGAACAAGTTGCAGCGGTACGCGCGGGAAGCCATCGAGATCTTCCCCGACGAGGATCTCGCGGTGCTGATCGCCAACAAACGCATCACCGACTACAAAGAGGCACTGGCGCAGCGCAACGTCCTGTCGATGGACAGCCCCGGCACTTACGGCTGGATCCTGCACCAGAGCGCCAAGAACGTCGACAGGATCGGCCGGCTGCCGTCGTTCGAAGAACTGTTCGCGTGCAAGACGATTCCGACCGTCGCCGCGGGTCTGACTCCCGAGACGTCGGCGCAGACCCCGGTGAAAGTCCCATGA
- a CDS encoding organic hydroperoxide resistance protein encodes MSIEVVYTAESTASGGGRDGHVKSTDGKIDLDTRPPKEMGGSGEGVNPELLFSAGYSACFLGALRLVAKNEKISIDDASGITAQIGLGKNSEGGFGLTAHLVGYLPGLEQDVADDLMEKAHEVCPYSRATRGNIDVTLTAKV; translated from the coding sequence ATGAGCATCGAAGTGGTGTACACCGCAGAGTCCACAGCCTCCGGCGGCGGCCGGGACGGTCATGTGAAGTCCACGGACGGCAAGATCGATCTCGACACCCGGCCCCCCAAGGAGATGGGCGGCAGCGGCGAGGGCGTCAACCCCGAGCTGCTGTTCTCGGCCGGTTACTCCGCGTGCTTCCTGGGCGCGCTGCGACTGGTCGCCAAGAACGAGAAGATCAGCATCGACGACGCCAGCGGCATCACCGCCCAGATCGGCCTCGGCAAGAATTCCGAGGGCGGCTTCGGCCTCACCGCCCACCTGGTGGGTTACCTGCCAGGACTCGAGCAGGACGTCGCCGATGACCTGATGGAGAAGGCACACGAGGTCTGCCCGTACTCCAGGGCCACCCGCGGCAACATCGACGTGACCCTCACCGCGAAGGTCTGA